The DNA window TCCGTGCGCAGGGTGTAGGGATGCACTTTCAACCCTGCGGCATGGGCGTCTTTGACCAGTGAAGTGATGTGGCGGTCTGTGCCGATGATGCTGCCTATGGCAGGGCCGATGCCGTCTGCCACCAGCTTTAGCTCCTTCAGCCCCTCAGGAGACCGCAGATAGGCGAAGTCCGTTCCGTCGCTGCCTTTCGCACCGGCGCCCATGAGCATGATGAGCCTGCCTTTCCAGCCAAGCTCCTGACGGATGCGCTTCACTTCTTCATACTCAAAGCACTGCACGTAACACGCATCCTCCCTGCCCTTGTAGCCATACTTTTCCAGGATGGGCAGGACAATGCGGCTGATGTCATGGCCTTCTTTGCGATGCCAGGCGGGCTGCTTGATCTCCGGATAAATGCCCGCCTGCCGGCCGGTGCTCTGGTTCAGCCCCTGAATGAGCTGAAGCTCCTCCTCCAGCGTGGGGATCTGAAACGTGGAGCGGTTCAGCGGAAAGCGTTGAGGGAAAACTTGGAGCCCGGTTTTCGCATTGAAGCGCTCCGTCACACGAAGCTGCTTCAGCTCTGCCAGCGTGAAATCCAGCGCGTAAAACCGCCCGTCCTCGCGTTGCCTGCCAGGGAAACGGGTGGCCACATCGCTGATGGTGTCCACATGGATGTCATGCAGGACCACGGGCACATCGTCCTTGGTCAGCACCACATCCTGCTCGATGGAAGGCGCACCCATCGCATGGGCCATGGCCTTGGCCTCCAGCGTGTGCTCCGGCAGGTAGCCGCTGGCCCCGCGATGGGCAATGACGAGAGGGGAGGGTTCTTGGGCCATCAGGGGGAGAGTTGTTGCCAATACGAGGAGGTATCTCATGCGTGGAATGGACGCACCTTAGCGGTCATCTGGAAGGCTGTCGAGGCTGCTGAAGTGCCTTGCACTTTTGCATGCATGATTGGATGACTGGAGCTTCATGATTTCTGAAATCCAGCCGCCGCCCACTTATCAGGTCCATCGTATCGGTCACCCTGGCTTTGAGTGGAATCACGTTGTCCAAATCACAGATTTCACGTTTCCCTGGGAAACCACACCAGCGCCTCAAACCTGCTTTCGTGCTGCATGGAATGAGGAGAATCTCATCTTCCGTTTTGACTGTGTGGACGAAGATCTGGTGCTCGGCGAGGGCGAAACTTTAAAGGATCGTGTGCTCGGTTCCGACCGGGTGGAAATATTCTTCGCACCCGATCTCAGCC is part of the Prosthecobacter sp. SYSU 5D2 genome and encodes:
- the glpQ gene encoding glycerophosphodiester phosphodiesterase → MRYLLVLATTLPLMAQEPSPLVIAHRGASGYLPEHTLEAKAMAHAMGAPSIEQDVVLTKDDVPVVLHDIHVDTISDVATRFPGRQREDGRFYALDFTLAELKQLRVTERFNAKTGLQVFPQRFPLNRSTFQIPTLEEELQLIQGLNQSTGRQAGIYPEIKQPAWHRKEGHDISRIVLPILEKYGYKGREDACYVQCFEYEEVKRIRQELGWKGRLIMLMGAGAKGSDGTDFAYLRSPEGLKELKLVADGIGPAIGSIIGTDRHITSLVKDAHAAGLKVHPYTLRTDELPKFATSPGDLMDLLFNQAKVDGLFTDFPDVVLNWLEQNK